DNA sequence from the Nocardia fluminea genome:
GGCTTTTCGCCACCTTCCTCACCCCGGCGGCCGAGGCGGGCGGTGACCCCGACAAGCGCTGGGACACCGCACGCAACGCCATGCTGAGTCAGATCTTCGGCTTCTACGGCATGACCTACTGGTACGTCTGGCAGGTCACCATCCTCGGCCTCGGACCGATCTGGCAGAGCGACAACGCCGTGGCCAAGAAGAAGGCCGCTGCCCAGCTCGAGGCCGGGGAGATCTTCGCATTCGGCCTGTCGGAGAAGGAACACGGCGCCGACGTGTACTCCACCGACATGATCGTCGACCCGCAGCCCGACGGCGGATACACCGCGACCGGCGGCAAGCACTACATCGGCAACGGCAACCTGGCCTCGATGGTCTCGGTGTTCGGGCGGCGCTCGGACAAGCCGATCATCGACAGCGCCGCGGCACTGCGGGGCAAGCCGACGCAGGAGGATTACGAGGGGTATCTCTTCTTCGTCGCCGACTCCCAGCACGACGCGTACAAGCTGAAGAAGAATGTCGTCAACAGCCAGATCTATGTCGCGGCTTTCGATCTGGAGAACTACCCGGTCGCCGAGGAGGACATCCTCCATCGCGGCGAGGACGCGTTCCACGCGGCGATGAACACCGTCAACGTGGGCAAGTTCAACCTCGGCTTCGGTGCGGTCGGCGCCTGTGAGCACTCCTTCTACGAGGCGATCGACCATGCTGAGAACCGGATTCTGTTCGGGCACAGGGTCACCGAGTTCCCCCAGGTACGGGCGCTGATCACCGACTCCTACGCGCGGATCGCCGCGATGAAGCTCTACAGCGCACGCGCGGTGGACTACATGCGCTCGGCGTCGCCCGACGACCGTCGCTACCTGTTGTTCAACGCCATCGAGAAGATGTCGGTGACCCGGCAGGGCCAGCGCGTGATCGAGGACCTCGCCGACGTGATCGCCGCGCGCGGCTTCGAGAACGACATGTACTTCCCGGTCGCGATGACGGCCATGTTCGGCCTGCCGCGACTGGAGGGCACGGTCCACGTGAACATGGCGTTGTCGCTGAAGTTCATGGCCAACTACATGTTCCACCCCGCCGACGCCGGCCTGGCCGCGATGCAATCACTACCGGGCGCCTCGGTGGCACCCAAGGGCGCCACTCGCGCGGTCGCCGGCGCCCTGACGTGGTCGAGTCGCAAGATCACCCCGCGTCTCGGCTCGGTCGTCAAGCCGCTGCGTGCCGAATTCGCCAGCGCCGCTTACGCTCCGGTGCCCTCACGCCACGACAGCGCCGACGACGAGTTCCTGTTCCGGCAGGGCCCGAGCAGTGGCTTGGGCCGCATTCGCTTCGCGGACTGGCGCCCGGTGTTCGAGAGCTTCCGCGAGGTGCCGAATGTGGCGGTGTTCCTCGAGCAGGTACTGGCACTCCAGGCCCTGCTCGCGGTCGCCGCACCGACCTCGTCGCAGCAGCAGGACGTGGACTTCCTGTTCGCGTTCGGTGAGCTGTTCACCGCGGTGCCCTACGCGCAGCTGGTGCTGGAGCAGGCGCGCATCGACGGCACCGACCCGGCGGTGCTCGACCAGATCTTCGACGGTTTCGTGCGCACCTTCTCCGCGAACGCGCTCACCCTGCACAACAAGCCGACCGCCACCGCCACCCAGCAGCGCCGCGCCCTCGACCTGGTTCGCCGGCCCGCCTTCGACGCCGCTCGTTTCGAGCGGGTCCTCGGTAAGGCGCGCGCGCTGGCCGGGACCTACGAGATGAAGGCCTGACCCGGAAACCCGGGCTCAGTCGAGTGGCGGCGCGTTCTCGGTGATGGTGGCCAGGGTCGCCGCCACCGACATGTCGGGCTTGATGACGACGCCCTTCTCCCGGAGGAAGCCGTCGAACAACTGCACGACGGCATTGGTCGTCCGATCGACGAACAGTGCCGTCGGTTCCGGCAGCGGGACGGGATCGGTGTCGAGCCACAGGTCGGTGACGGCCATGACGAAACCGACGATGCCGCGCAGCAGATGGTCGATACCGTCGGTATCGAGCGCGACCGAGGACAGCACGCTGCGGCTGCGCTCGGCCAGATCGTGCGAGAGGCGGCGACCGATGTCCAGCGGCCGAGCCGACGGGTCGGAGCCCGAGACGCTCTGGGTGAGCACGAGGAACCGGAACACGTCGGGATGTTCGGCGATCACCCCGGCGTAGGCGGTGAGGAACCGATGGATCGTGACCCTGGGCGGCTGCATGATGAGCGAGAGATCCGGCGCGACCGCCGCGTAGATCTGCGTGACGAGCCAGTCCGAGACCGCGCCGTCGAGCTCGGATTTGTCGGCGAACATGCGGTACAGACGCGGTTTGGCGACGCCCATCTCGCGCGCGAGCGCCTCCATGCTCAGCTGGGGTCCGTCGCGATCGATGCACCGCACCGCGCCCGCGATGACCTGTTCGCGGGTGAGCAACCGTACGGGCGACCGGCGAGCCGGTCTAGACGATGTAGTCACTGTTCTCCCTGATCCGCCCTTCGCGTACGGCCAGGATAGCGGCGCCCGGCCGAGGATTGGGCGCCGTATCACGGGCCGAGCCGGAGCGGGTGTTGACAGCGGCCGCGCAGATCCTCAAGATATTCCCGGTACTACGCGTACCGAATAATGGTACCGGCGGTACTATTGATTGAGCACGGAGCAACGACGCCCCGTGCGGAAGGAGTCTCGTATGACGCGCGTAACCGGCAACCACCCTTCCGGGGCAGCGTCATCCAGAACGCATCTGGTGCGCAACGGCGACATCTCGCTCGCTGTCTACGAATTCGGCCCGCAAGACGGCATTCCGGTGGTTCTCGTCCACGGCTGGCCCGATACCCACCATCTGTGGGACGGCGTCGTTCCGCTGCTGGCGGACACATATCGCGTGATCTCCTACGACACTCGCGGCTACGGGCAGTCCAGCGCACCGACCCAGGTATCGGCCTACGAGCTGAACCGGCTCGCGACCGACTTCTTCGCCGTGGTGGAGGCCGTGAGCCCCACCGAACCCGTGCACGTCGTGGCCCACGACTGGGGCTCGGTCCAGATCTGGGAAGCGGTGTGCGAGCCGGGTGCGGACCAGTACGTCGCGTCGTTCACCTCGATCTCGGGCCCCAACCTCGACCACCTGGCCACCTGGATGCGTCGTGGCGTGCGGTCGGGCACCGTACGTGGCATCGGGGGCACGCTCAGCCAGTGCCTGTCCTCGGCCTACACCACCTTCTTCATGCTCCCGGTGCTGCCGTACCTGTTCTTCCGGCTCGTGGGCACCGAGAAGATCTGGAAGCTGTTCCTTCGCCTCGTCGAGGGCACCTCCGCCGAGCAGATCTCGCTGGCACCGACCCTGAAACAGGACATGATCTCGGGGCTGCGCTTCTACCGAGCCAACATCATCGCCCGCATGTTCGGGCCACGGGAACGACGCACCACCGTGCCGGTGCAATTGCTGGTCAACACCCGTGACATCGCCGTGCGTCCCGCGGGCTACGACGACACCGCGAAGTGGGTCGATCAGCTCGTCCGCCACGACCTCTCGCGCGGGCACTGGCTGCCCTATTCCGACCCCGCCGCGATCGCCGGATACGCCGACGCGTTCATCCAGGCCCAGCCGAAATAACGACGAATGAGGAAAAAGCACATGCTCGACTTCGACATCGTCATCACCGACGGCACCTGGTTCGACGGCACCGGAGCCCCGTCCGCGCAGCGCACGATCGGCATCCGCGACGGCATCGTCGAGGCCGTCTCCGCGGACCCGCTCCCGATCGGCCCCGGCACCGAGGTGATCGACGCCGCGGGCAAGTGGGTGCTGCCCGGCTTCGTCGACGTGCACACGCACTACGACGCGGAGATGCTCGTCAAACCCGAACTGTCGGAATCGCTGCGCCACGGCGTCACCACGGTCGTGGTCGGCAACTGCTCACTGTCGACGGTGCTGGCGTCCAATGCCGACTGCGCCGATCTGTTCAGCCGGGTCGAAGCCGTGCCACGCGAAGCGGTGCACGACGCCCTCGACGAGCACCGCACCTGGTCGGACCCGGCCGAGTACGCCAAGGCGCTCGACGAACTCCCGTTGGGCCCCAATGTCGCCGCGTTCCTCGGCCACTCCGACCTGCGCACCCACGTACTCGGCCTCGGCCGCGCCGTCACCCGCGACACCAAGCCCACCGCCGCCGAAATCGAGCAGATGACCACCCTGCTCGAGGCGGCGGTCGACGCCGGCTTCCTCGGCTTGTCGTCGATGACGAACAAGCTCGACAAGATCGACGGCGAGCAGTACCGGTCGCGGTCGTTGCCGTCGACCTATACCCGCGGCGCAGAGGTGCGGGCGCTCAACAAGATGCTGCGCAGGCGCGGCCGTGTGCTGCAGAGTGCCCCGACGGTCGGCCTGAACCCGAATATCGCCAAGTTCTTTCTCGCCAGCGCCGGCATCGGCCGCGCCAAGCTGCGCACCTCGCTGCTGTCAGCCGCCGATTCCAAGGCCTACCCGCCGCTGGTGTGGTTCATGCTCTACGCCGCGCCGCTGCTGAATCGCTTCGCGCGCACCGACTTCCGCTGGCAGCACCTGCCCGTGCCGTTCACCGTCTACGCCGACGGCATCGACCTGGTGGTCTTCGAGGAGTTCGGCGCCGGTGCCGCGGCCCTGCATCTGAAGGATCAGGTCGAACGCAACGAGCTGCTCCAGAGCGAGCCGTACCGCCGCTGGTTCCGCAAGCAGTACGACAACAAGTTCACCCCGCGCATCTGGCACCGCGACTTCTTCGATGCCGAGATCATCGCCTGCCCCGACGAATCCGTGGTCGGCAAGTCGATCGGGCAGGTCGGCAAGGACCGCGGCCTGCACCCTGTCGACGCCTACCTCGACATGGTCGTGCAGTACGGTCCCGCGCTGCGGTGGCGCACCACGATCGCCAACGATCGCCCGGAATACCTGAACAAGCTCGCCGCCAGCCCCGGCGTGCAGATGGGCTTCGGCGACGCGGGCGCGCACCTGCGCAACATGTCGTTCTACAACTTCGGGCTGCGGTTGCTCGAAAGGGTGCTGCGGGCACAGGAATCCGGTAAGCCGTTCCTGAGCGTGGAACGTGCGGTGCACCGTCTCACCGGCGAGCTCGCCGACTGGTATCGGATCGACGCCGGTCACCTGCGCGAAGGCGGGCGAGCCGACCTGGTCGTCATCGACCCGGCCGGACTCGACGAGCAGGTGCATCAGCTCCACGAAGCTCCACTGCCCGAATTCGGCCTCGACCGCATGGTCAACCGCAACGACCGCGCCGTCGTGGCCACCCTCGTCAACGGCCGCCGCGTTTTCGGTGCGGGCGAAGTGGCGCCCGGCATCGGCACGGACTGGGGCACCGGGCGGTTCCTGCGCGCGGGCCATGACAACTCCGCTCCCCTCGCACAGGAGGCCCGATGAAACTCCCGTTCCGTCGCGCGGCCAGGACCGTGCGCGCACCCGATGTGGCGCTACAGGCACGCAATGTGAAGTTCGACTGGACCTCGGCGCCGCTGCACTGGATGCCGTCCGAGCCGATCGCCTCGCACGTGGTGAACTCGCTGAACCTGCTGCTGCCCGAGGGCGAGCGGATGTTTTGCGCCACCTACCGCGACGCGCTGCCCTACGTGCGCGACGCCAAGGTGCGCGAGGCCATGCTCGGATTCATCGGGCAGGAGTCGATGCACGCCGAGACCCATGCCAAGGTCCTCGACCAGGTCTTCGCCGCCCACCACATCGACACCGCGCCCTACACCCGGCAGATGGAGTACGTCTTCCGCAACTCTCTCGGCGCACGCGAGGGCAGCCCGCAACAGACGCAGACCCGTCTGGTCGAGCGGTTGGCGTTCATCGCCAGTCTCGAGCACTTCTTCGCCTGGCTCGGCGACTGGATTCTCAACGCCGACCTGGAAAAGCACGGTGCCGAGCCACGCGTGCTCGATCTGTTCCGCTGGCACGGTGCCGAAGAGGTCGAGCATCGCAGTGTCGCCCATGATGTCGCGATCTACTTCGGGGCCGGGTATCTGCGCCGTGCGGCGATGATGCTGATCGTCATCCCGATCCTGCTCAGCTTGCTCGTGCGGGGCACCAAGTTCTTGGTCAATCAGGATCCCGAACTGCCGAACATGGGCTATCCCACGCTGATCGGGAAGATCCTCGCGTCGATGTGGCGTGGTGCGCTGCCGGGCATTCCGGCGCTGCTGATCAGCGCCGGGTCCACATTCGATCCGCGCTACGACCCGGCGAATGTCGGCTCCACCGAACAGGCGATCGCCTACCTCGCCAAATCCCCCGCAGCCAGGGCGGCGGCTCAGTGACCGTCTATCCCGCGCCCGAGGTGATCCCGCCGGACCTGTACGGCAAGCACGATCACGATCCGACCACCAAGGTGATCGACACCGTGGCCAACCTGCGGGTCCGCTGGTCCACGTTGATCAATCGCCGCCCGATCCTCACCAAGGCCGACGACGCGCGCTTCCCGGTGGTCGTCTCCGACCGGGTGCTGGTGGCGCAGGACCAAGCCGTCGTCGCCGTGGGTCTGCGCGCGCCCGACGGCGCTCAGCTGCCGCGCTGGGCGCCGGGCGCGCACATCGACATCGAGCTCCCGTCCGGGCGCCTGCGGCAGTACTCGCTGTGCGGCGACCCGGCCGAGACCGGCGAGTACCGCATCGCGGTGCGCCGCATTCCGCAGGGCGGCGGCGGGTCGATCGAGGTCCACGACGCACTGCCGGTCGGCACCGCGGTCATGATCCGTGGACCGCGCAACGCGTTCCCGTTCGCACCGCCGGGGCGCGGTTCGACGGCGAAACGCCTGCATTTCGTCGCGGGCGGCATCGGCATCACCCCGATTCTGGCGATGGCGCGCGCCGCGGACCGGCTCGGTATCGACTGGACACTGGTCTATTGCGGGCGAAGCCGCGACACGCTGCCGTTCCTCGACCAGCTCGCGGCGCTGCGTGGACACGTCCTGGTACGCACCGATGACGAGCACGGAACACCCGGTGCCACAGATCTTCTCGACGGTGTCGACCACGACACGTCGATCTACTGCTGTGGACCCACCCCGATGACGGCGGCCCTCGTCGCCGCGGTGCGCACGATGCCGGGTATCGAGTTCCACTCCGAAAGGTTCTCTCCCGCACCGGTTGTCGACGGCACCGCCTTCGAGGTGGAGTTGGCAGGCACCGGCGAGGTCATCACTGTCGGCGCCGATCAAACCATGCTCGACGCCCTGCTGAAGGTGCGTCCCGACCAGCCGTACTCGTGTCGCCAGGGCTTCTGCCGCACCTGCGTCGTGCGCGTCACCGACGGCATCCCCGACCATCGCGACGGCGCGTTGACCCCCGAGGAACACTCCGCCGGAGTGACGCTGGCATGCGTGTCCCGCTGCGCGGGACAGCGTTTGGTTCTCGATCTCTGAGCCCGAGCGCGGGTTTTCCCGCCGCACCCCACGATCAATCGACATCGAAGAACACCACTGTCCGCGTAGTGTGCGAACTGCAATACCGTTCGCACACAAGGAGTTTCCGTGGCGTCCTCTCTGAAGCGCTGGTCCGCGCTGTTCGGCGCATCCTGCGCAGCCCTCCTACTCGCGGTACCGGCGGCCGCGCCCGGCTCTGCCGATCACGCGGTTCTGAGAAGTCCGGCCGACGAATGCCCGGCGATCCAGGACCCCGGCAACATCGCATTCGACGGCCGGTACTACCGGGTGCACGTCCCGGCCGGTGTGTCCGCCGGGGCCCCGCTCGTGGTCGCCATCCACGGTGGTTACGACTCGCCCGACGGCGT
Encoded proteins:
- a CDS encoding TetR/AcrR family transcriptional regulator, whose amino-acid sequence is MTTSSRPARRSPVRLLTREQVIAGAVRCIDRDGPQLSMEALAREMGVAKPRLYRMFADKSELDGAVSDWLVTQIYAAVAPDLSLIMQPPRVTIHRFLTAYAGVIAEHPDVFRFLVLTQSVSGSDPSARPLDIGRRLSHDLAERSRSVLSSVALDTDGIDHLLRGIVGFVMAVTDLWLDTDPVPLPEPTALFVDRTTNAVVQLFDGFLREKGVVIKPDMSVAATLATITENAPPLD
- a CDS encoding acyl-CoA dehydrogenase family protein, with product MPQDFFNPNTADFAQFDPQTRRLLRATVDWFETRGKTQLLDDDRSRVWPSDFLDFAKKERLFATFLTPAAEAGGDPDKRWDTARNAMLSQIFGFYGMTYWYVWQVTILGLGPIWQSDNAVAKKKAAAQLEAGEIFAFGLSEKEHGADVYSTDMIVDPQPDGGYTATGGKHYIGNGNLASMVSVFGRRSDKPIIDSAAALRGKPTQEDYEGYLFFVADSQHDAYKLKKNVVNSQIYVAAFDLENYPVAEEDILHRGEDAFHAAMNTVNVGKFNLGFGAVGACEHSFYEAIDHAENRILFGHRVTEFPQVRALITDSYARIAAMKLYSARAVDYMRSASPDDRRYLLFNAIEKMSVTRQGQRVIEDLADVIAARGFENDMYFPVAMTAMFGLPRLEGTVHVNMALSLKFMANYMFHPADAGLAAMQSLPGASVAPKGATRAVAGALTWSSRKITPRLGSVVKPLRAEFASAAYAPVPSRHDSADDEFLFRQGPSSGLGRIRFADWRPVFESFREVPNVAVFLEQVLALQALLAVAAPTSSQQQDVDFLFAFGELFTAVPYAQLVLEQARIDGTDPAVLDQIFDGFVRTFSANALTLHNKPTATATQQRRALDLVRRPAFDAARFERVLGKARALAGTYEMKA
- a CDS encoding N-acyl-D-amino-acid deacylase family protein; protein product: MLDFDIVITDGTWFDGTGAPSAQRTIGIRDGIVEAVSADPLPIGPGTEVIDAAGKWVLPGFVDVHTHYDAEMLVKPELSESLRHGVTTVVVGNCSLSTVLASNADCADLFSRVEAVPREAVHDALDEHRTWSDPAEYAKALDELPLGPNVAAFLGHSDLRTHVLGLGRAVTRDTKPTAAEIEQMTTLLEAAVDAGFLGLSSMTNKLDKIDGEQYRSRSLPSTYTRGAEVRALNKMLRRRGRVLQSAPTVGLNPNIAKFFLASAGIGRAKLRTSLLSAADSKAYPPLVWFMLYAAPLLNRFARTDFRWQHLPVPFTVYADGIDLVVFEEFGAGAAALHLKDQVERNELLQSEPYRRWFRKQYDNKFTPRIWHRDFFDAEIIACPDESVVGKSIGQVGKDRGLHPVDAYLDMVVQYGPALRWRTTIANDRPEYLNKLAASPGVQMGFGDAGAHLRNMSFYNFGLRLLERVLRAQESGKPFLSVERAVHRLTGELADWYRIDAGHLREGGRADLVVIDPAGLDEQVHQLHEAPLPEFGLDRMVNRNDRAVVATLVNGRRVFGAGEVAPGIGTDWGTGRFLRAGHDNSAPLAQEAR
- a CDS encoding metal-dependent hydrolase, whose protein sequence is MKLPFRRAARTVRAPDVALQARNVKFDWTSAPLHWMPSEPIASHVVNSLNLLLPEGERMFCATYRDALPYVRDAKVREAMLGFIGQESMHAETHAKVLDQVFAAHHIDTAPYTRQMEYVFRNSLGAREGSPQQTQTRLVERLAFIASLEHFFAWLGDWILNADLEKHGAEPRVLDLFRWHGAEEVEHRSVAHDVAIYFGAGYLRRAAMMLIVIPILLSLLVRGTKFLVNQDPELPNMGYPTLIGKILASMWRGALPGIPALLISAGSTFDPRYDPANVGSTEQAIAYLAKSPAARAAAQ
- a CDS encoding PDR/VanB family oxidoreductase, which translates into the protein MTVYPAPEVIPPDLYGKHDHDPTTKVIDTVANLRVRWSTLINRRPILTKADDARFPVVVSDRVLVAQDQAVVAVGLRAPDGAQLPRWAPGAHIDIELPSGRLRQYSLCGDPAETGEYRIAVRRIPQGGGGSIEVHDALPVGTAVMIRGPRNAFPFAPPGRGSTAKRLHFVAGGIGITPILAMARAADRLGIDWTLVYCGRSRDTLPFLDQLAALRGHVLVRTDDEHGTPGATDLLDGVDHDTSIYCCGPTPMTAALVAAVRTMPGIEFHSERFSPAPVVDGTAFEVELAGTGEVITVGADQTMLDALLKVRPDQPYSCRQGFCRTCVVRVTDGIPDHRDGALTPEEHSAGVTLACVSRCAGQRLVLDL
- a CDS encoding alpha/beta fold hydrolase, with amino-acid sequence MTRVTGNHPSGAASSRTHLVRNGDISLAVYEFGPQDGIPVVLVHGWPDTHHLWDGVVPLLADTYRVISYDTRGYGQSSAPTQVSAYELNRLATDFFAVVEAVSPTEPVHVVAHDWGSVQIWEAVCEPGADQYVASFTSISGPNLDHLATWMRRGVRSGTVRGIGGTLSQCLSSAYTTFFMLPVLPYLFFRLVGTEKIWKLFLRLVEGTSAEQISLAPTLKQDMISGLRFYRANIIARMFGPRERRTTVPVQLLVNTRDIAVRPAGYDDTAKWVDQLVRHDLSRGHWLPYSDPAAIAGYADAFIQAQPK